Proteins from a single region of Planctomycetia bacterium:
- a CDS encoding PQQ-binding-like beta-propeller repeat protein, with product MRWLSFFLALALVSFTVASGFAAETVAFDPAKDDFPEDLRTRRTGQDWPAFLGPHGDSKSSERGILAPWPAEGPPIVWQHRVDTGYGMPNISRGRLFQFERIRDQAVLICLQSETGEELWRFAYSTDYQDLYGYDNGPRCSPVVDGGRVYLLGAEGMLHCVRAIDGALVWKINTQTQFGVVQNFFGVGSTPVIFEDLLLVQIGGSALADQAAAPGRLDQVDGAGSGVVAFDKYTGAVRYKLADELASYAGPTLANINGRDWCLVFARGGLFGFDPRAGKLDFQFPWRAKILESVNASNPVVVGDQVLISETYGPGAALLKVRPGGYDVVWSDEDRTIRNKRLQTHWNTPIHVDGYVYASSGRHSENAELRCLEFATGNVKWSEPGLTRSSLLYVDGHFICLAERGMLSLLKPNPERYEEISRVMLLDQTSTDSPPGFPPPPLIRYPAWAAPILSHGLLYVRGRDRLVCLELIPRK from the coding sequence GTGCGTTGGTTGTCGTTTTTTCTGGCGTTGGCCTTGGTCAGCTTCACCGTAGCCTCCGGCTTCGCCGCGGAGACGGTTGCGTTCGATCCGGCGAAGGACGACTTTCCGGAGGATTTACGCACGCGCCGCACCGGTCAGGATTGGCCCGCGTTTCTCGGTCCGCACGGCGATAGCAAATCGAGCGAGCGGGGTATTCTGGCCCCCTGGCCTGCCGAGGGACCACCGATCGTCTGGCAGCACCGGGTTGACACCGGCTACGGGATGCCGAACATCAGCCGCGGCCGATTATTTCAGTTCGAGCGCATCCGTGACCAGGCGGTGCTGATTTGCCTGCAGAGCGAGACCGGCGAGGAGCTGTGGAGGTTCGCGTATTCGACCGATTATCAGGACCTTTACGGCTACGACAACGGCCCGCGCTGCTCGCCGGTGGTCGACGGCGGTCGGGTGTACCTCCTCGGCGCGGAAGGAATGCTGCACTGCGTTCGGGCGATCGACGGCGCGCTTGTCTGGAAAATCAACACACAGACCCAATTCGGCGTGGTGCAGAATTTTTTCGGTGTGGGCAGCACGCCGGTGATCTTTGAGGACTTGCTACTCGTCCAAATTGGCGGCAGCGCGCTGGCGGATCAGGCCGCGGCGCCAGGCCGACTCGATCAAGTCGATGGGGCAGGCTCCGGCGTGGTCGCCTTCGACAAATACACTGGCGCGGTGCGCTATAAGCTTGCCGATGAACTGGCGAGTTATGCCGGCCCGACGTTGGCCAATATCAACGGACGCGATTGGTGTCTCGTTTTTGCGCGGGGCGGCTTGTTTGGCTTTGATCCGCGGGCTGGGAAACTCGATTTTCAATTCCCCTGGCGCGCAAAGATTCTGGAAAGCGTGAACGCCAGCAATCCGGTCGTCGTGGGCGACCAAGTGTTGATTTCCGAAACGTATGGCCCCGGCGCCGCGCTGTTAAAAGTGCGCCCCGGCGGTTACGACGTCGTCTGGAGCGACGAAGATCGGACCATTCGCAACAAGCGCTTGCAGACGCACTGGAACACGCCGATTCACGTCGACGGCTACGTCTATGCATCGAGCGGCCGACACAGCGAGAACGCGGAACTGCGCTGCTTGGAATTTGCCACCGGCAACGTGAAGTGGAGCGAACCGGGCCTCACGCGGTCGTCGCTCTTATACGTCGACGGGCATTTCATTTGCCTCGCCGAGCGCGGGATGTTGTCGCTGTTGAAGCCGAATCCCGAACGTTATGAAGAGATTTCGCGCGTGATGCTCCTCGACCAGACTTCGACCGACTCGCCGCCGGGCTTTCCGCCGCCACCGCTGATCCGCTATCCCGCTTGGGCCGCGCCGATTCTGTCGCACGGGCTACTCTATGTCCGCGGTCGTGATCGGCTGGTGTGCTTGGAGCTGATTCCGCGGAAGTGA
- a CDS encoding DUF3309 family protein, which produces MGLGTILLIVVILLLLGAAPTWPHSRNWGYGPSGLLGLVLVIILILALLGRLPW; this is translated from the coding sequence ATGGGTCTGGGAACCATTCTGCTCATCGTCGTCATACTACTGTTGCTCGGCGCCGCGCCGACGTGGCCGCACAGTCGCAACTGGGGTTACGGTCCGAGCGGCCTGCTGGGCCTGGTGCTCGTGATTATCCTGATCCTGGCCTTGCTCGGGCGATTGCCCTGGTAG
- a CDS encoding MFS transporter, with the protein MSIPDETPPSTALPRNVRLLGLTSLVNDIASEMIFPLLPKFLLGVLGGDKLFLGVIEGIAESTASLLKLFAGAWSDRLGRRKGFVVFGYLLAALARPLIGIAAAPWHVLAARFSDRVGKGVRTAPRDALIAESVPPGIRGRAFGFHRAMDHLGAAIGPLLATGFLFLWPGEYRALFLLTLIPGLLVVSIAIFGLREPPRESSPQVNTRPASASEPVHRSASRSHFDPRFRWLLAAIVVFTLGNSSDAFLLVRAEELGVAPVWLPTLWCAFHLMKSGGNLIAGRITDRVGPRPMLLGGWIAYALIYAGFAFATAAWHAWALFGVYALHYAVTEPAEKTLVAEYAGARRGLAFGWFNFALGIVALPANLLCGALYRSHGAAGAFGLGAALAVIASVILTRLYSARQQSIQPGEEDVAVG; encoded by the coding sequence GTGAGCATTCCGGACGAGACTCCGCCGTCTACGGCGCTCCCGCGCAATGTCCGCCTGCTGGGCTTGACCAGCCTGGTCAACGACATCGCCAGCGAGATGATCTTTCCGCTGTTGCCCAAGTTCTTGTTGGGCGTGCTGGGAGGTGACAAGCTATTCCTTGGCGTGATTGAAGGGATCGCCGAGTCGACCGCGAGCCTGTTGAAGTTGTTTGCCGGCGCCTGGTCCGATCGCTTGGGACGGCGCAAGGGATTTGTCGTTTTTGGCTACTTGTTAGCGGCCCTGGCGCGGCCGTTGATCGGTATCGCCGCCGCGCCCTGGCACGTGCTCGCCGCGCGATTTTCCGATCGCGTCGGGAAGGGAGTGCGGACCGCGCCGCGCGATGCGTTGATCGCCGAGTCGGTGCCTCCGGGAATTCGCGGGCGGGCGTTTGGCTTCCACCGCGCGATGGATCACCTCGGCGCTGCGATCGGGCCGCTACTGGCGACCGGATTCCTGTTCCTGTGGCCGGGCGAATATCGGGCGCTGTTCTTGCTGACACTGATTCCCGGCCTGCTGGTGGTGTCGATCGCCATCTTCGGCTTGCGCGAACCGCCCCGAGAATCATCGCCGCAAGTAAATACGAGGCCGGCTTCGGCTTCCGAGCCCGTCCATCGCTCGGCGTCGCGTAGCCATTTCGATCCGCGATTTCGCTGGCTGCTGGCGGCGATCGTTGTATTCACGCTGGGCAATTCCAGCGACGCGTTCCTGCTAGTCCGCGCCGAAGAGCTTGGCGTCGCGCCGGTATGGCTGCCGACGCTGTGGTGCGCTTTTCATCTGATGAAGAGCGGCGGCAATCTGATCGCGGGACGAATCACCGATCGCGTTGGGCCACGACCGATGCTCCTCGGTGGATGGATTGCTTATGCTTTGATCTACGCTGGCTTTGCCTTCGCCACGGCGGCCTGGCACGCCTGGGCGCTGTTCGGCGTGTATGCGTTGCATTACGCCGTCACCGAGCCGGCCGAAAAAACACTCGTCGCGGAATACGCGGGCGCGCGACGCGGACTGGCGTTCGGTTGGTTCAACTTTGCCTTGGGCATCGTCGCGCTGCCGGCCAATTTGCTCTGCGGCGCACTTTACAGAAGCCATGGCGCGGCCGGAGCATTTGGCCTCGGCGCGGCGCTCGCTGTCATCGCGAGTGTGATTTTGACGCGACTCTACTCAGCCAGACAACAGTCGATTCAGCCCGGGGAAGAGGACGTTGCGGTCGGGTGA
- a CDS encoding Uma2 family endonuclease, translating into MATIEALLTAEEFFAIPRGDQPKELVQGRIIYMTPPGQPHGLVCIEIGFILRSYLATHDIGRVVGNDSGCITARDPDSVRGPDIAFYRHDQIPEKPFPPGYWKAVPPLACEVLSPSDVWAEVLEKVTEYFRAGVIVVCVFDPARETIQVFRGDRQPESLSGDAELKLPEVLGEEFAVPAKKFFV; encoded by the coding sequence ATGGCAACGATTGAAGCATTACTTACCGCCGAAGAGTTTTTTGCCATTCCACGCGGCGATCAGCCGAAGGAATTGGTGCAGGGAAGGATTATTTATATGACGCCGCCGGGACAGCCGCACGGACTTGTTTGTATCGAAATTGGATTCATCCTTCGCTCCTACCTGGCAACCCACGACATTGGTCGAGTTGTCGGAAACGACAGCGGCTGTATCACTGCGCGGGATCCAGACTCGGTTCGCGGCCCCGATATCGCGTTTTACCGGCACGATCAAATCCCCGAGAAGCCGTTTCCGCCGGGTTACTGGAAGGCCGTCCCGCCCCTCGCATGTGAAGTCCTATCGCCCAGCGACGTTTGGGCGGAAGTCCTGGAGAAAGTGACCGAGTACTTCCGCGCCGGCGTGATCGTCGTCTGCGTGTTTGATCCCGCGCGTGAAACCATTCAGGTTTTCCGCGGCGATCGCCAGCCGGAATCTTTGTCCGGCGATGCGGAATTGAAGCTGCCGGAGGTGCTCGGCGAGGAATTCGCCGTGCCGGCCAAGAAGTTCTTCGTGTGA